One segment of Panicum virgatum strain AP13 chromosome 3K, P.virgatum_v5, whole genome shotgun sequence DNA contains the following:
- the LOC120701515 gene encoding uncharacterized protein LOC120701515, translating to MCGSRRVSYFAHEPGHWLRPAAGDDGGGFTCDGCLVAGAGARYRCARGGCGFTLHEACARGFPRTLKSPVHPQHRLKRRKSASDGGGGGCEVCGEDVKGACYACAACGIALHPLCARMPGKAQGAAHGGAVGGHEAWLVRAGAAPAPGSGSGSSCAAAACGRPLGAWRYRCLTCGAELHPRCLVPAADQFIRHRGGGGERAAAAQGCCGALLHDVTSCCAISSYGFFYRFD from the coding sequence ATGTGCGGGAGCAGACGTGTATCCTACTTCGCGCACGAACCGGGGCACTGGCTGCGCCCagcggccggcgacgacggcggcgggttCACCTGCGACGGctgcctcgtcgccggcgccggggcgcgGTACCGGTGCGCCCGCGGGGGCTGCGGCTTCACGCTGCACgaggcgtgcgcgcgcgggttCCCGAGGACGCTCAAGTCCCCGGTCCACCCGCAGCACCGGCTGAAGCGCCGCAAGAGCGCctctgacggcggcggcggggggtgcGAGGTGTGCGGCGAGGACGTGAAGGGCGCGTGCTACGCCTGCGCGGCGTGCGGGATCGCCCTGCATCCGCTGTGCGCGCGGATGCCGGGGAAGGCCCAGGGCGCCGCGCATggcggcgccgtcggcggcCACGAGGCGTGGCTcgtccgcgccggcgccgcgccggcgccgggttcgggttcgggttcgtcgtgcgcggcggcggcgtgcgggcgcCCGCTGGGCGCATGGCGGTACCGGTGCCTGACGTGCGGCGCGGAGCTGCACCCGCGGTGCCTTGTGCCGGCGGCGGACCAGTTCatccgccaccgcggcggcggcggggagcgcgcggcggccgcgcaggGGTGCTGCGGCGCGCTGCTGCACGACGTGACCAGCTGCTGCGCCATCTCCAGCTACGGCTTCTTCTACCGTTTCGACTGA